In Desulfomicrobium apsheronum, the sequence CGTGACGATGCCCACGTAACTGCGCAACTTGATGTCAAGCGAGATGATGCCTGCGGCCATCTGCTCGAAGACGATCTTGGTCAGGTCGTTCTCGAGAAATTCGACCTTGGTGCCGACCACGGACTCCAGTGTGCCCAGGTCGTAGGCTTCGAGGGCCAGGGGATGCACGCCGATGTTGCCGAGCATGAACTCGGCACGCAGCAGCCCCACTTCAAAGTCGGGCACATCACGCAGCCGGGACAAAAACAGGGACTGCCCCACGTCGGCCAGAATGAGGCCGACCTTGGTCTTGGTGGCCGGCAGCTTGCTCACGTCGATCTCGCCGCCCACGTCGACGAGTGGCAGCAGGCCACGGTAAACCTTGCCCCGGGAGCCGTCCACGGTCACTTCGTGGTTGTCCAGGGTGCGCAGTTTCTCAAGGCGCTTGATGCCGATGACTGCCGGGATGCCGAGCTCACGCGAAGTGATGGCGGCATGGCTGGTGTCACCGCCCGCGTCGGCCATGATGGCCGCCGCGATGCGCATGCCGGGCACCATGTCCGGGTCGGTGCGTTCGGCGGCCAGGATGTTGCCCTTGTTGATCTTGTTCAGTTCCAGGGCGGAGCGCAGGTAGCGGACCAAACCCTGGCCGGCGCCACGGGACGCGCCATTGCCTTCGAGCAGCACTTCGGCGTCCTTGGCGGCGTCGGGATCGACTTCCTTGCGGCGCATGAAAATGGTGTGGGGATGGTGCTCAAGGTCTTCGTTCCACCGGGTCTCGGGACGGGCCTGCACGAACCAGAGGCGATCCCACTGGTCGATGCAGAACTCCGAATCCATGATCATGCCGCCGTAACCCTTGCTGATGCAGCGCACGCCCTTGGCCACGGACTCGGCCTGAGCCAGGGACAGGGACCAGCGGTAGGCCATGTCCTCTGCCACGGCCTCGACCTTGGTGCCGCGTCCGGATTCCTTGTAGATGATGCGCTTGTCCTTGCATCCCATGTAGCGGATGACGATTTCCTGACCGTCCTCACGCTGGAAAACGTAAAACTTGTCGGGGGTGACCAGGCCGCTGACCACCGCCTCACCGAGGCCGTAGCTGGCGTCGATGGAGACGAGATCCTGACGCGCAGTGCCCCGGCATCCGGTGGAGGTGTCGGCGGAAAAGGCCGTTCCGGAAATGACGGGGTTGATCATGCGCATGATGCACACGGACAGAGAAGTGTTCTCAATGGCCCACTCCTGCTTGGCCTTGACGCCGATGGAGTCGTCGCCGGTCTGCTCGGCCTTGGCCACGGCATCGAGGATGGCCTCGCGCCGGTAGGTCATGGAGCGCAGGTTGTAGGCGGAAGCGCAGTCCCAGTGGTAGGCCTGCACGACATAGTTGTCGCCGACAATGTTCAGGTAGGTGTCCTGCAATCCGGCAAAGGCCTTCTTGCGGCTGTCCTCGCCGGCTGCCGAAGAGCGCACGGCGACAGGCTCGTTCTCAAGGCCCGCTTCCTTGCAGATCTCAAGGTAGGCTCCGCGCACGGCGTCAGCCACGTCCTTGGGCAGGTCCACGGACAGGATGGCGGCCTGCACGAGCACGGATCTCTTGCGCAGCTGATCGATACCCTCGGGCGAAACGGCGAAGCCCTCCACCACGTTGTTGATGAAGGTACGCAGACGGATCAGGGTCCCTTCCTGCTTCTTGGCGGCCTCTTTCACGTCCAGGGCGATCTTGCGAACGAACTTCTGCAGAAATTCCGAATCCTTGTTGATCTCGGCATCGGTCCAGTCCATGGAATCATATGCCTTGTCCACCGAGGTACGGACCAGGGCGGCGTTGACCTTTGTCTCATCGAGAAGCTTGTGGAAGGCGATGGAGGAGATGGCCCGAAATTGGGGAGCCCGAATGCCTTCAATCGTGCTGATGATGGCGGTGTTGTAATTCTTGCCACCGACCAGCAGTTCGGCATCTTCGCCAATCGTCACGATATCCTTGCCGGTCAGGACGAGCTGCTTTTGAATCTGCTCAATCACTGCGGGAGGTGTGGTGACCTCCGTGGACGTATCGGCTTTCTTCTTGGAACTCTTCTTGTCGCTCTCAGCCATCTTCTCCTCCTCTTTCGTGCGCAAATCGAAAACAAGTGTGATCGCCCGGAAAAAAACTGGGCTTGGGGTACATGCCGACGTGTCTGTACGTCAACAAACCTGAACCTTCATGACACGAAAAAAATATATGCAAAAGTTCTTGACATAAAAGAACAGGCCCCGCGGCCTGTCTAAACCTTCTGACCGCAAGACGGGCAAAACTTGAAGTCATCCCGGGTCACCGGAGCCGAACAGGTCGGACATTTCCGAGGAGCAGGCACAAGCTCTACCAGAAGCTCCCCTTCCTTGACCGGTACCATTTTTTTGTCTTCCTGGTAATCGGCAAATTTGAGCACGCGCCCGACCATGCCGTCCACCGGAGCAAGAATGGATTTTTCCTGCTTCATGATCGATATATTGAAGAGTTCCTCTCCTTTCTTGACCATGTCGCCGGGCTTGACGTGCACGACCCACAAGTCACCGCTGGACGGCGAACCCACATGATACGGATTGCGGGAATCGGCCATTTCCAGACCGGAGTCATCCTTGCCCGAGGCCTCGGCCACCTTGACCTGCATGGAAAAGGATTCGGAGTCCAGGGAATAGGAAACAAGGCTCATGCCATGATCGTCCGGGCGCGAGATATGCTGCAGGGTCAGGACATGATGCTTGCCCTGGCTGTCCTTGAACATGACTTCGTCCCCGGCTTTGAGGCCTTCAAACCAGACATGCAGGGGCAGACGGTTGCAGTCTCCGTATTTGCCCACGAATTTGATGGTGTTCAGGGCGTCGCCCGGATGGTTCAGATACATGACCAGTTCCTCGTCCGTGGGAATCCGGCCGATATGCTCGACCAGGCTCTGCTGCTCCTTGGGCACGTCGATGTCCAGCAAAGTCGTAAGCGGGGAGGACTCGGTGCGCCGGGAAATGGCGTCACGGTATTCGGGACCAAAGGCGGACTCGTAGACCCAGTCCGGCGGAAAGCCCAGGGGCAGGCGTCCGAACTTGCCCAGAAGCAGATCGCGGAACGCGTCGTTGGCATCCTGGTAGATCTTCAGGCGCTCGGCGCGGGTTTCATCCGTCAGCATCTCCTCGGGCACGGTCACGACCTGATCGAGCACCGCCAGAAGCCTGCGCACTCCACGGCGTCCGCCGCGCTTGTATGCGCCGGTCACGGCCAGAAACGCGGTGTTCCAGGTGATCTGCGAACCGGGCGTGACGTCATGGTAGCGCACGATCTTGCGGATTCCGGCCAGGAACTTGAGCATGAACGGCAACAGATGGATGTAGCCCTGCTTCATGGCTCCTTCCTGAGACGAGGACGTCGCGCCACCGGGCATGCCGTGCTCGATGACGTCGTAGTCGATGCCCTGGAAATGCGGAGCCGTGTAGCGGTCGTAATAGGGCATGATCTGCTTGAGCACGAAGCCCGTGGTGCGGATCATGTCTTTGTTGAGATTGGTCTTCAGCCCCAGCTCCTCGATGTAGGCCGCCGTGGAGAGAACCTCGCCCTGACCGTACCAGCGCACGGCCGCGCCGATGGCCGCGTCCACGATATGCGCTCCGGCCTTGGCCGCCGCCGCCATCGCGGGCACGAAGAGGCCGTCGGTGTAGTGGCGATGCGAATGGATGACCAGTTCGGGATAGCTCTTGCGGATGGCCGAAACCAACTCGGTCATGAATATGGGGGGACAGACACCGGCCATGTCCTTGAGGCCCAGGATGATGAGGCGCTCGGCCTTCTTCTTGGAGCAGCCCGCCACCTGGGCGGTCATGTCGAGGATCTCCTGCACCACGCCCAGATAATGGGGTACGTCAAAGCCCTTGGCGTAGGACAGTGATATGGCCGGTTCCCAGATGTTTTTTCTGGAATTCAGGGCCACTTCGGCGAAGGGACGCATGTTTTCGATATGATTCAAAAAATCGAAACAACGAATGACATCGTAATGGTCGCAGATCATCTCGCCGGTACGACGCATGATGTTGCGCGGCTGCGGCTTGTATCCGAGCACGTTGGTGGAGCGGATGAGAATCTGCTTCAGGGTCTTGGGCGCGAATTCGTTCCATTCACGGGCTTCGCTGAAGGGGTAGGTCATGTTGGCCAGCATGGCGACGTGAAAATGCGCCCCGCCGCCGTTCTCCAGCGAGAAGAATCCGCAGTTGTCGAGATAGGGGCCGATGATGCGGTCTTCGGCCAGTCGGAAACGGTTGCCCGAGTTGGACTGGGTGATGTCGCGGGTGGTCGTGTCCGAGAAATGGACGTGATCGGAATCACGGAGGTAGGCAAGGGTCGCATCCCTGTCGCCACGCGGATAGGGATATTCGTAATATTCCGGCTCGATGCCCGGCAGCGAAGGCTTGAAGGCATCCATGCGCTTGCCGTCCTTGGTCCGGTATTCCCCGAGCTTGACGTGCGGGTTGTATCCGTGCGCGGAAATCTCGGCCACCAGGCGCGAAAGGCGCACGGCCTCGGATTCCTTGTCCATGTAGATCATGAGCTCAGGAGCGCTGGCCACGAACTTGGTGTCGTACTCTCCGGCGCGAAAGCGCGGATGCGCGATGATCTGGCGATGAAAGTGGATGGTGGTCTTGATCCCGCCGATGATGTACTCGTCCAGGGCCCTCTCCATGATCCCCAGCACCTTGCCCCACTGCGGACCGTAGGCGATGAGCAGGGAAGCCGCCGAATCGTACTGGGAGGGAAACTCGTACCCGCCGCAGACGCATGAATCCACGCGCACGCCGGGACCGCCCGGAGACATGTACCGGGTGATGCGTCCGGCGTTGGGCGAGAAATCGTTCTGCGGATCCTCGCAGTTGACGCGGACCTGAATGGCATGGCTCTTGGG encodes:
- a CDS encoding PEP/pyruvate-binding domain-containing protein gives rise to the protein MAESDKKSSKKKADTSTEVTTPPAVIEQIQKQLVLTGKDIVTIGEDAELLVGGKNYNTAIISTIEGIRAPQFRAISSIAFHKLLDETKVNAALVRTSVDKAYDSMDWTDAEINKDSEFLQKFVRKIALDVKEAAKKQEGTLIRLRTFINNVVEGFAVSPEGIDQLRKRSVLVQAAILSVDLPKDVADAVRGAYLEICKEAGLENEPVAVRSSAAGEDSRKKAFAGLQDTYLNIVGDNYVVQAYHWDCASAYNLRSMTYRREAILDAVAKAEQTGDDSIGVKAKQEWAIENTSLSVCIMRMINPVISGTAFSADTSTGCRGTARQDLVSIDASYGLGEAVVSGLVTPDKFYVFQREDGQEIVIRYMGCKDKRIIYKESGRGTKVEAVAEDMAYRWSLSLAQAESVAKGVRCISKGYGGMIMDSEFCIDQWDRLWFVQARPETRWNEDLEHHPHTIFMRRKEVDPDAAKDAEVLLEGNGASRGAGQGLVRYLRSALELNKINKGNILAAERTDPDMVPGMRIAAAIMADAGGDTSHAAITSRELGIPAVIGIKRLEKLRTLDNHEVTVDGSRGKVYRGLLPLVDVGGEIDVSKLPATKTKVGLILADVGQSLFLSRLRDVPDFEVGLLRAEFMLGNIGVHPLALEAYDLGTLESVVGTKVEFLENDLTKIVFEQMAAGIISLDIKLRSYVGIVTGLARKMEELTEREGAKGTDEVLAIHRQLRELDKKLDEHLEFATQRFEVLKTSHNLRDHVSVIMGYADELELLGSDPHSQRRRLEIQDSIAKDVARIERDPVIVSTLEKISAMREDVAKKVGLQQEMDNVRTLPEKIQEILKSRGYRSGKELYIQSLAQGLALFSMAFHGKTIVYRTTDYKTNEYRNLLGGLLFEGHEDNPMLGYRGVSRNIHDWELEAFKLARGAFGGSNLHLMLPFVRTLEEARSMKRYLGQVHNIHSGDNGLKIILMSEIPSNAVLAKEFIKEFDGFSIGSNDMTQLVLGTDRDNARLRHIYDEEDPAVVWAILTTIFTGQKFGKKVGFCGQGVSNSKIIRGLVCIAGIVSASVVPDTYQQTKFDVAEVEAENIPLAGLGAWLQEQHLERLHMLLAENRYEHILKKNTSGPDLMDWYEGELARLHEQLQSNLGSVKEDFYRQELASFRSIFHKPVIYSNWDWETTVLDALHQAGFSDFDEQVKALATQRENIW
- a CDS encoding pyruvate carboxylase, whose product is MCSQTPRSFEEVAREIRGKKILVANRGIPARRIVRSIKEVFQGVPMITATDVDKTAPFTSGAHELLHLGENSRAYLDIDKIIALAKARGVAAIHPGWGFASEDDSFPSKCADAGIIFIGPTSEAMRLLGNKVQVRTLAQKLGIPVVPGSEGAVSVEEAKTVAAEIGLPVMLKAEGGGGGRGIYEVFSQDQLADAFIKASTLAQASFGNPRLYVERLLTSIRHIEIQVIADKYGNVFAFDERDCTVQRNHQKLVEITPSPWPGMTEELREKLKDYSRQLVRAVGYHSLCTVEFLVDSEGRAYLIEVNTRLQVEHGITECRYGIDLVEEQIAVAFGAELRLNRENCTPKSHAIQVRVNCEDPQNDFSPNAGRITRYMSPGGPGVRVDSCVCGGYEFPSQYDSAASLLIAYGPQWGKVLGIMERALDEYIIGGIKTTIHFHRQIIAHPRFRAGEYDTKFVASAPELMIYMDKESEAVRLSRLVAEISAHGYNPHVKLGEYRTKDGKRMDAFKPSLPGIEPEYYEYPYPRGDRDATLAYLRDSDHVHFSDTTTRDITQSNSGNRFRLAEDRIIGPYLDNCGFFSLENGGGAHFHVAMLANMTYPFSEAREWNEFAPKTLKQILIRSTNVLGYKPQPRNIMRRTGEMICDHYDVIRCFDFLNHIENMRPFAEVALNSRKNIWEPAISLSYAKGFDVPHYLGVVQEILDMTAQVAGCSKKKAERLIILGLKDMAGVCPPIFMTELVSAIRKSYPELVIHSHRHYTDGLFVPAMAAAAKAGAHIVDAAIGAAVRWYGQGEVLSTAAYIEELGLKTNLNKDMIRTTGFVLKQIMPYYDRYTAPHFQGIDYDVIEHGMPGGATSSSQEGAMKQGYIHLLPFMLKFLAGIRKIVRYHDVTPGSQITWNTAFLAVTGAYKRGGRRGVRRLLAVLDQVVTVPEEMLTDETRAERLKIYQDANDAFRDLLLGKFGRLPLGFPPDWVYESAFGPEYRDAISRRTESSPLTTLLDIDVPKEQQSLVEHIGRIPTDEELVMYLNHPGDALNTIKFVGKYGDCNRLPLHVWFEGLKAGDEVMFKDSQGKHHVLTLQHISRPDDHGMSLVSYSLDSESFSMQVKVAEASGKDDSGLEMADSRNPYHVGSPSSGDLWVVHVKPGDMVKKGEELFNISIMKQEKSILAPVDGMVGRVLKFADYQEDKKMVPVKEGELLVELVPAPRKCPTCSAPVTRDDFKFCPSCGQKV